A stretch of Imperialibacter roseus DNA encodes these proteins:
- the mfd gene encoding transcription-repair coupling factor has protein sequence MKVSDFLSIYKQDSFVKTLAESFKAKGGGAFQVKGLVGSLDAVVPAAVFSMDRQCHVFVMHEKEEAAYFFNDMQNLFGEREVLFFPTSYKRPYQFDETENANILLRADVLNKLNHRSGKGEIIVTYPEALTEKVINRRALTENTFNAKVGDKVDVEFIAELLMTYDFERTDFVYEAGQYAVRGGIIDIYSYAGELPYRMELFGDEIESIRTFDPNTQLSQDAVNSISIIPNVQTRLLQEKRQSFLEFVPKETRFWIKDLQLLYDQLDSYFTKASASFDVLMKESGNTKIVLEPADLFENAATIKSHIFSFPMIEFGSRFYLENATTFQYEAEPQPPFHKNFEMMVENLNQRQLQGYNLFIAAESEKQIERLDTIFQELDPTMRFEGFLAGLREGFVDKQIKLLCYTDHQLFDRFHKYKTREKHSKSKALTIKELKSLQPGDYVVHIDYGVGRFAGLDTVDVGGKKQEALRIVYRDNDLLYVSVHSLHKISRYAGKEGQPPPINKLGTQDWDIKKKKVKKRVKDIAKDLISLYAKRKATPGYAFPPDNFLQAELESSFIYQDTPDQALATADVKKDMEQPHPMDRLVCGDVGFGKTEVAIRAAFKTASNGKQVAVLVPTTILAMQHYRTFKERLANFPLDIEYINRFRTTKEIKDILQRVKEGKIDILIGTHRIVNKDVEFKDLGLLVIDEEQKFGVKIKEKLKESKVNVDSLTLTATPIPRTLHFSMMGARDLSIIATPPPNRQPVTTELHEFNESVIRDAISFELRRGGQVFFVHNRVSDIDQIASIVLRLVPDARIGIAHGQMDGPKLEKVMMRFIEGEFDVLVSTNIIESGLDIPNANTIIINRAHMFGLSDLHQMRGRVGRSNKKAFCLLLSGASSGLTAEARKRLVTLEEFSELGDGFKVAMRDLDIRGAGDLLGGEQSGFISDLGFEMYHKILDETIQELKIEDYSDLFAEDIKKAVEAVATDCVIETDLEILIPESYVNNISERLSLYSHLDSIEAEEELAKFSADVKDRFGPIPEEVEELIKTVRLRWLAKKAGIEKLILKVEVLKCYFVSGENEAYFKSPTFGKVLEYVQKNPKISRMREHKGRLILNLEQVKSVDHAIGYLKKMLQENEAAVAQ, from the coding sequence TTGAAAGTTTCCGACTTCCTATCAATTTATAAGCAAGATAGTTTTGTGAAAACCCTGGCCGAGAGCTTCAAGGCCAAAGGTGGGGGAGCATTTCAGGTGAAGGGGCTCGTTGGAAGTCTCGATGCCGTTGTGCCTGCAGCTGTTTTTTCTATGGACAGGCAATGCCATGTGTTTGTTATGCATGAAAAAGAGGAAGCTGCTTACTTTTTCAACGACATGCAGAACTTGTTTGGTGAAAGGGAAGTCTTGTTTTTCCCCACTTCCTATAAGCGACCTTACCAGTTTGACGAGACCGAAAATGCCAACATCCTTCTGCGGGCCGACGTATTGAACAAACTCAACCACAGAAGTGGCAAGGGTGAAATAATAGTTACCTATCCGGAAGCACTGACAGAAAAGGTGATCAATAGGCGGGCACTGACAGAAAATACGTTTAATGCCAAGGTGGGCGATAAGGTCGATGTGGAGTTCATCGCCGAACTGCTCATGACCTACGACTTTGAGCGAACCGACTTTGTGTATGAAGCGGGTCAGTACGCAGTAAGAGGTGGTATTATCGATATATATTCCTATGCTGGAGAGCTGCCCTATCGCATGGAGCTTTTTGGGGACGAAATAGAAAGCATCAGGACTTTCGACCCAAATACCCAACTATCGCAGGACGCCGTAAACTCCATCAGCATCATTCCCAATGTGCAAACCAGGCTTTTGCAGGAAAAAAGGCAGTCGTTTCTGGAGTTTGTACCAAAAGAAACCCGTTTCTGGATAAAGGATCTGCAACTACTCTACGATCAGCTCGACAGTTACTTCACCAAGGCTTCTGCAAGCTTTGACGTGCTGATGAAGGAAAGCGGCAACACGAAAATCGTGCTGGAGCCCGCCGACCTGTTCGAAAATGCTGCGACCATCAAGTCACACATTTTCTCTTTCCCGATGATTGAGTTTGGCAGCCGGTTCTATCTGGAAAATGCTACGACCTTCCAATATGAAGCGGAGCCCCAACCACCATTTCACAAGAACTTCGAAATGATGGTGGAGAACCTCAACCAACGCCAATTGCAGGGATATAACCTGTTCATCGCCGCCGAGTCGGAAAAACAAATCGAGCGCCTGGACACAATTTTTCAGGAACTGGATCCCACTATGCGGTTCGAAGGTTTTTTGGCAGGGCTTCGGGAAGGCTTTGTCGACAAGCAGATAAAATTGCTTTGCTACACGGATCACCAGCTTTTTGATCGCTTTCACAAATACAAAACCAGGGAAAAGCATAGCAAGTCAAAGGCCCTCACAATCAAAGAACTCAAGTCGCTGCAGCCTGGAGACTACGTAGTGCATATCGACTACGGGGTAGGCCGATTTGCCGGACTGGATACCGTGGATGTAGGCGGAAAGAAACAGGAAGCGCTTCGGATTGTGTATCGGGACAATGACCTGCTGTACGTAAGTGTGCATTCTCTGCATAAAATTTCCCGGTATGCCGGCAAGGAAGGGCAACCGCCGCCGATCAACAAGCTCGGCACTCAGGATTGGGACATCAAGAAAAAGAAAGTAAAGAAGCGGGTAAAAGACATTGCCAAAGACCTGATCAGCCTTTACGCCAAGAGAAAGGCGACGCCCGGTTATGCTTTCCCACCCGACAACTTTCTTCAGGCCGAACTTGAGTCATCCTTCATTTATCAAGACACACCTGACCAGGCGCTGGCTACTGCCGACGTAAAAAAAGACATGGAGCAGCCTCACCCGATGGACAGACTGGTATGCGGCGATGTTGGTTTTGGCAAAACTGAGGTAGCCATTCGTGCAGCTTTTAAAACGGCGAGCAACGGAAAGCAAGTGGCGGTGCTGGTGCCAACCACCATTCTGGCCATGCAGCACTACCGCACGTTCAAAGAAAGGCTTGCCAATTTTCCACTAGACATAGAATACATCAACCGGTTCCGCACCACGAAGGAGATAAAAGACATTCTTCAAAGAGTGAAGGAGGGTAAAATTGACATTCTCATAGGCACCCATCGCATTGTGAACAAAGATGTAGAGTTCAAAGACCTGGGACTACTGGTTATTGATGAAGAGCAGAAGTTTGGGGTGAAAATTAAGGAAAAGCTCAAGGAATCGAAGGTGAATGTAGACAGCCTCACTTTGACTGCAACCCCGATACCGAGAACGCTTCATTTCTCCATGATGGGGGCACGGGACTTAAGCATTATTGCCACACCACCACCTAACAGACAACCCGTTACCACCGAGCTGCACGAATTCAACGAAAGTGTAATCAGAGACGCCATCAGCTTCGAGCTGAGACGAGGCGGCCAGGTATTCTTTGTGCACAACAGGGTCAGCGACATTGACCAGATAGCCAGTATCGTTTTGAGGCTGGTGCCAGACGCACGAATAGGCATTGCTCATGGGCAAATGGATGGGCCTAAGCTGGAAAAAGTAATGATGCGGTTTATCGAGGGTGAGTTCGACGTGCTGGTGTCAACTAATATCATTGAAAGTGGCCTTGATATCCCCAATGCCAATACCATCATCATCAACCGGGCACACATGTTTGGCCTTTCTGACCTGCACCAAATGAGAGGGCGGGTAGGCCGATCGAACAAAAAAGCCTTCTGCCTGCTGCTTTCTGGCGCATCGTCGGGCCTGACAGCTGAAGCCCGTAAGAGGCTGGTCACGCTTGAAGAATTTTCCGAATTGGGCGACGGCTTCAAAGTAGCCATGAGAGACCTGGATATCCGTGGAGCTGGAGACCTGCTGGGTGGCGAGCAAAGCGGCTTTATCTCTGACCTTGGTTTTGAAATGTATCACAAGATCCTCGACGAAACCATTCAGGAGCTCAAAATTGAGGACTACAGCGACCTATTTGCTGAAGACATCAAAAAAGCCGTTGAGGCTGTAGCCACCGATTGCGTGATAGAAACTGACCTCGAAATTCTTATTCCGGAGTCCTACGTCAACAATATTTCGGAGCGGCTAAGCTTGTACTCCCACCTCGACAGCATTGAGGCGGAGGAAGAGTTGGCGAAATTCAGCGCTGATGTTAAAGACCGTTTCGGGCCGATTCCCGAAGAGGTGGAAGAGCTTATAAAAACCGTACGACTTCGCTGGCTGGCCAAAAAAGCAGGTATTGAAAAGCTTATACTGAAGGTTGAGGTGCTGAAATGCTATTTTGTTTCTGGTGAAAATGAAGCCTATTTCAAGTCACCTACCTTTGGCAAAGTATTGGAATATGTACAAAAGAATCCGAAAATCAGCCGGATGAGGGAGCACAAAGGCCGACTCATTCTGAACCTTGAGCAGGTCAAGTCAGTAGACCATGCAATCGGTTATCTTAAAAAAATGCTGCAGGAAAATGAGGCTGCAGTAGCACAATAA
- a CDS encoding cytochrome c oxidase subunit 3 — translation MANSYKKTKAPTSSFPLNELEKMHPYKMLLLIGIFGSILIFFFLLMVYTASGTLVDKSAKIEFPKAFIISTLILLGSSFTISRAVEYFEKEKTKELRKSLLFTLALAFAFSFSQFFGWNELMNQEASNAVRGAIVYLYALSGLHILHMSAGIIYLAYCYILLIRKSSNPVHSLVYFTNSFRKLQLNLLVTYWHFMDGLWMFLFLFFLFFL, via the coding sequence ATGGCAAATTCCTATAAGAAAACAAAAGCACCGACCAGTTCATTCCCGCTCAACGAGCTGGAGAAAATGCACCCCTACAAAATGCTGTTGCTGATAGGTATTTTCGGCAGTATTTTGATATTCTTTTTTCTGCTAATGGTGTATACAGCCTCGGGAACCTTGGTTGATAAATCAGCCAAAATAGAGTTTCCGAAAGCTTTTATAATTAGCACACTCATTTTACTTGGATCCAGCTTCACCATTAGCCGGGCCGTGGAATATTTTGAAAAAGAGAAAACCAAAGAGCTAAGGAAGTCGCTGCTGTTCACTCTTGCGCTTGCCTTTGCTTTTTCGTTCTCGCAGTTTTTTGGGTGGAATGAGCTGATGAATCAGGAAGCCAGCAATGCCGTGAGAGGAGCCATTGTCTATTTATATGCCCTTTCTGGCCTTCACATCTTGCACATGAGCGCAGGCATCATTTATCTGGCGTATTGCTACATCCTGCTGATCAGGAAATCAAGCAACCCGGTTCACTCGCTGGTGTATTTCACTAACTCGTTTCGAAAGCTTCAACTCAACTTGTTGGTAACCTACTGGCATTTCATGGATGGTCTTTGGATGTTTCTTTTCCTGTTTTTCTTGTTTTTTCTTTGA
- a CDS encoding S1/P1 nuclease, which translates to MKRIMLPLTVLLMLTFSAQAVNTTSNVLWGQTGHRVVGLVAERHLTKKAKANIGKILGGESLAIVSNYMDFIKSDPTYKHMDPWHYCTIPDGQAYEQAGTPSEGDVIATIERLKSELKSKQFTDRDEAFAIKMLAHLVGDIHQPLHVGNGNDRGGNDVKLKYFWESSNLHRVWDSDMIDGQQLSYTEFADWVDTEDKATVAAWQKNVTTDWAYESMGLREQVYNLPEDLSLSYRYNFDNIDAVKLRLVQAGVRLAGLLNEIYG; encoded by the coding sequence ATGAAAAGAATAATGCTTCCTCTCACTGTTCTCCTGATGCTCACCTTTTCTGCTCAGGCAGTCAATACGACATCGAATGTGCTGTGGGGTCAAACAGGCCACAGGGTGGTGGGTCTGGTGGCGGAGCGTCATCTCACCAAAAAAGCAAAAGCCAACATCGGGAAGATACTTGGAGGAGAGAGCCTGGCCATAGTGAGCAACTATATGGATTTTATTAAATCCGATCCAACTTATAAGCACATGGACCCCTGGCATTACTGCACGATTCCCGATGGTCAAGCCTATGAGCAGGCTGGCACTCCGTCAGAGGGCGACGTGATAGCCACTATAGAAAGACTTAAGTCCGAGTTGAAAAGCAAGCAATTTACAGATAGAGACGAGGCTTTTGCCATAAAGATGCTGGCGCATCTGGTGGGCGATATTCACCAGCCACTGCACGTGGGCAATGGAAACGACCGGGGCGGCAACGATGTGAAGCTGAAGTACTTTTGGGAAAGCTCCAATTTGCACAGGGTGTGGGACAGCGACATGATTGATGGTCAGCAGCTAAGCTATACTGAGTTTGCCGACTGGGTAGATACCGAAGACAAGGCAACGGTGGCTGCGTGGCAAAAAAATGTAACGACAGACTGGGCCTACGAATCGATGGGCCTGAGAGAGCAGGTTTATAACTTGCCCGAGGACTTGTCGCTTTCTTATCGATACAACTTTGATAATATTGATGCAGTAAAATTGAGGCTGGTGCAGGCGGGCGTGCGATTAGCGGGCCTGCTGAATGAGATTTATGGGTAA
- the yjjX gene encoding inosine/xanthosine triphosphatase gives MSIITTMEKTVIIGSRNPVKVQCVKNAFEKVFPGEVFSFEGVDAASNVTDQPMTDEETYRGAFNRATNAKTGRPDGQYWVGIEGGISDTNGLMEAFAWMVILSPDHSSRARTATFLLPGKVAQLVRQGVELGVADDQVFGRSNSKQKDGAVGLLTHGQIDRTQYYAHAMTLALVPFINNELFR, from the coding sequence ATGAGTATAATTACCACCATGGAGAAAACAGTGATTATCGGTAGCCGAAACCCGGTGAAAGTGCAGTGCGTAAAAAACGCCTTCGAAAAAGTATTCCCCGGAGAGGTTTTTAGCTTTGAGGGAGTAGATGCGGCCTCAAATGTTACTGACCAACCCATGACAGATGAAGAAACCTATCGGGGAGCATTTAACAGAGCTACGAATGCAAAGACCGGCCGCCCCGACGGACAATATTGGGTGGGCATAGAAGGCGGTATTTCAGATACTAATGGCCTCATGGAGGCGTTTGCCTGGATGGTCATTCTTTCACCTGACCATTCTTCGAGGGCACGAACAGCCACTTTTTTACTGCCAGGCAAGGTAGCGCAGCTTGTTCGGCAAGGCGTAGAACTCGGGGTGGCCGACGACCAGGTTTTTGGCAGAAGCAATTCGAAGCAAAAAGATGGAGCAGTGGGCTTGCTTACCCATGGGCAAATCGACAGAACGCAGTATTATGCTCACGCCATGACTTTGGCTCTGGTGCCGTTTATCAACAACGAGCTTTTCCGCTAG
- a CDS encoding metal-dependent hydrolase family protein, whose translation MLLQKYFKVVFYLLAVLCLNARISHAQSLLLKPDRVFDGEKMLATGTVVLLEDGKVAYVGPESGAKVGKNTKTMTLPGQTLLPGLIEGHSHVLLHPYNEVSWNDQVLKESTAERVARGTVHLRKSLEAGITTMRDLGSEGAGYADVGLRTALEKDVIQGPTLLVAGPAIVATGSYGPKGFHDGVAVPLGAETADGHDDLIKVVRDQIGKGADLIKVYADYRWGLNKTAAPTFTLGELKLIVEVAESSDRQVVAHASTKEGMRRAILAGVKTIEHGDDLDEEIAKLMKEHGVALCPTLGAVEAIASYGGWKKGTDADTDRIEKKKASMTLALTSGIDILFGGDVGVFSHGNNVYELELMNEYGMSALACLQSATSVNARVFGISDKVGKIENGLVADLVAVEGDPSKNIRDLRKVKLVVQAGKVVVEK comes from the coding sequence ATGTTGCTCCAAAAATACTTCAAAGTCGTTTTTTATTTGTTGGCAGTCCTTTGCCTCAACGCACGTATTTCGCATGCTCAGTCTTTGCTGCTCAAGCCAGACCGGGTTTTTGACGGTGAAAAAATGTTGGCGACCGGAACGGTAGTGCTTTTGGAAGACGGCAAGGTGGCCTATGTAGGGCCGGAAAGTGGCGCAAAAGTAGGAAAGAACACAAAAACCATGACACTACCAGGCCAAACCTTGCTTCCGGGTTTGATAGAGGGACATTCCCATGTTTTGTTGCATCCATACAATGAAGTTTCCTGGAACGACCAGGTGCTGAAAGAATCAACAGCCGAAAGGGTAGCCCGAGGTACGGTGCACCTTCGAAAATCGCTGGAGGCGGGCATCACCACCATGCGGGATTTGGGCAGTGAAGGGGCTGGCTATGCCGATGTTGGCTTGAGAACGGCATTGGAAAAAGACGTTATTCAGGGACCAACTTTATTGGTGGCTGGCCCGGCGATTGTAGCCACGGGTAGTTATGGCCCCAAAGGCTTTCACGATGGAGTAGCTGTGCCGCTTGGCGCAGAAACTGCCGATGGCCACGACGATTTGATAAAGGTGGTGCGGGATCAGATTGGCAAGGGCGCTGATCTGATCAAAGTGTACGCCGACTACAGATGGGGATTGAACAAGACAGCTGCCCCTACTTTTACCCTAGGCGAGTTGAAGCTGATAGTAGAAGTGGCCGAAAGCAGCGACAGACAAGTAGTAGCACACGCATCCACCAAAGAAGGCATGAGGAGAGCGATTCTGGCGGGTGTAAAAACGATAGAGCACGGGGATGACCTTGACGAGGAAATTGCGAAGCTGATGAAGGAACATGGCGTGGCTCTTTGCCCTACTTTGGGGGCCGTTGAGGCCATTGCCTCCTACGGTGGCTGGAAGAAAGGAACGGATGCAGATACCGACAGAATCGAGAAAAAGAAGGCTTCAATGACTTTGGCGCTTACATCAGGTATCGATATACTTTTTGGTGGTGATGTGGGTGTTTTCTCACATGGCAACAATGTGTATGAGCTTGAGCTGATGAACGAATATGGTATGAGCGCCCTGGCCTGCCTGCAGTCAGCTACTTCGGTAAATGCCAGGGTGTTTGGCATAAGCGATAAGGTCGGAAAAATAGAAAACGGCCTTGTGGCAGACCTTGTTGCTGTCGAAGGTGATCCGTCTAAAAACATCAGAGACCTGAGGAAAGTGAAGCTTGTGGTTCAGGCCGGGAAAGTAGTGGTGGAAAAATAG
- a CDS encoding NRAMP family divalent metal transporter, producing MKKKLLNILFWSVISAAFIGPGTITTASLAGASHGVSLLWALLFSTLACMVLQEGAARITIASGLTIGEAVELTFGNQPWMKWLLGGAVIFGCAAYEAGNIVGAISGAGLLFSLPPWVFTLAITGIAAVLLWGGSAGSIARSVGMLVAVMGVAFLYTSFFINESLLAITKGLFIPQIPADDILLVIGLVGTTIVPYNLFLGSGLGKGQQLGEMRLGLIIAIGLGGIVSMAVLLSGTLSSLPFSFEEMASVLEKAVGLPGKYLFALGLFAAGFTSTITAPLASTITAQSIWGKGEKNWEGTGTYYRLVWGAILIVGLVFGLLGLRPVPVILLAQAINGVLLPVAATGLLLVLNNTRLMVSHINGPFSNFAGLLIVGVTLFLGIHQVARAIFMAIGYQGSFDSPYFVTISLLALLPLIWLGIRIFKR from the coding sequence TTGAAAAAGAAGCTCCTTAACATTCTCTTCTGGTCGGTCATCTCTGCCGCCTTCATCGGCCCGGGAACCATTACCACGGCATCGTTAGCTGGTGCCTCTCATGGGGTGTCTTTACTCTGGGCTTTGCTCTTTTCTACCCTGGCCTGCATGGTACTGCAGGAAGGAGCCGCCCGCATCACCATTGCGTCAGGACTCACCATAGGGGAAGCGGTCGAACTCACCTTTGGTAACCAACCCTGGATGAAGTGGTTGCTGGGAGGAGCCGTGATTTTCGGGTGTGCTGCCTACGAAGCCGGAAATATTGTCGGAGCCATTTCGGGAGCGGGCCTGTTGTTTTCTCTGCCACCGTGGGTTTTTACATTGGCCATTACCGGTATTGCCGCCGTTCTTTTGTGGGGAGGCTCTGCGGGTTCCATAGCCAGGTCGGTGGGCATGCTGGTAGCAGTAATGGGCGTGGCCTTTCTGTATACTTCCTTTTTCATTAACGAATCTCTGCTAGCCATCACCAAAGGCCTTTTTATTCCACAAATTCCCGCCGACGATATTTTGCTGGTCATTGGCCTGGTAGGTACCACTATTGTGCCGTACAACCTGTTTCTAGGCTCTGGTCTGGGCAAGGGCCAGCAATTGGGCGAAATGAGATTGGGCCTCATCATTGCCATTGGGCTGGGTGGCATTGTCTCCATGGCGGTGCTGCTCTCCGGCACGCTGTCGTCTCTTCCCTTTTCCTTCGAAGAAATGGCATCAGTCTTAGAAAAAGCAGTCGGTCTTCCGGGCAAATATCTGTTTGCCCTTGGTCTGTTCGCCGCTGGTTTCACCAGCACTATCACGGCACCGCTGGCCTCCACTATTACCGCACAAAGCATTTGGGGGAAGGGAGAAAAAAACTGGGAGGGCACCGGAACATACTATAGACTCGTGTGGGGCGCCATACTGATCGTTGGCCTGGTGTTTGGCCTGCTCGGCTTACGCCCCGTACCCGTTATCCTGCTGGCTCAGGCCATCAACGGCGTATTACTTCCGGTGGCAGCTACAGGGCTCCTGCTGGTGCTTAACAATACCAGGCTCATGGTCAGCCATATCAACGGCCCTTTTTCCAACTTCGCAGGGCTGCTCATCGTTGGTGTTACGCTGTTCCTCGGCATTCATCAAGTGGCCAGGGCAATTTTTATGGCTATCGGCTACCAGGGCAGCTTCGATAGTCCTTACTTTGTAACGATTTCCCTGCTGGCACTTTTGCCACTTATTTGGCTGGGAATTCGTATTTTCAAACGATAG
- a CDS encoding TapB family protein, with the protein MQLLKSFFAVGLLIFSHQAFSQCNPYFNYNEGAVIERTYFNKKGKEVSQDKTEILSVTGSGNNQTIKARVTMYDKKKELSNSEIEMICEDGVFKMDMRNFMPQGMEGMEDVQIVFEGDQLTIPSDLKAGQSLKDLNFVVKIVSDNPAMKAMATNTNVSIKNRKVVGKEKITTAAGTYDCFKMTYDSESTVSIMGMKRTMNSSSVEYLSEGAGMVKSESYDEKGQLNSYVELSSFKK; encoded by the coding sequence ATGCAACTACTCAAATCATTTTTCGCAGTCGGCCTTCTTATTTTTTCTCATCAGGCATTTAGCCAGTGCAATCCCTATTTCAACTATAATGAGGGGGCGGTGATAGAACGAACTTATTTCAACAAAAAAGGGAAAGAAGTCTCTCAGGACAAGACAGAGATTTTATCGGTGACCGGCTCGGGCAACAACCAAACCATCAAGGCCCGGGTAACCATGTACGACAAAAAGAAAGAGCTGAGCAACAGCGAAATCGAGATGATTTGTGAAGACGGCGTCTTCAAAATGGACATGAGGAACTTTATGCCGCAGGGAATGGAGGGCATGGAAGATGTTCAGATTGTATTTGAGGGTGACCAGCTGACCATTCCGTCAGACCTGAAGGCGGGCCAGTCGCTGAAAGACCTGAATTTTGTGGTGAAGATTGTCTCTGACAACCCCGCCATGAAAGCAATGGCCACCAATACCAACGTGTCGATCAAGAACCGGAAAGTGGTAGGCAAAGAGAAAATAACCACAGCCGCCGGCACCTACGATTGCTTTAAAATGACCTACGACTCGGAGTCTACCGTGTCTATCATGGGCATGAAAAGAACGATGAACTCGTCCAGCGTTGAGTACCTAAGCGAGGGTGCGGGAATGGTGAAAAGTGAGTCGTACGATGAAAAAGGTCAGCTGAATAGCTATGTGGAGTTGAGTTCGTTTAAAAAGTAA